The DNA sequence AAACTGTCCGAGAACCCTTCTCTCAATACTCCATGCAAACTATCAAATTCTACTGTTGTTTGCATTCAGGAGGCCTCTCGCCTTGCGCACCATCCGTACCTGCTGTTCTTCCGGTTTTCTGTTTCGTATTAAAAGTATATGTTaacacacataatatatatacacaaatatatatattagaagaTCAAGAAAAAGAAAGATTCCATACCTTTGACCCAGCTGATGTCTGCAAGAGCTCCCAAAAACATTTCAAGGAAAAATTAGGACCATTCCAAAGTATATAACCAATTCTAGCAAAATAAGTGCAAAGAAAATAGAGCTATGGTCCTATACCTTCTTTTTGGTCTTGGTTTCCTCTTCGTCCTCATCATCATCCTCATCTTCGTCGTCGTCGTCCTCATCTTCATCCTCATCTTCCTCGTCATCCTCATCCTCATCAATGTCTTCATCATCGTCATCTTCCAGGTCTCCAAATTCATCTCCTTGAATGGCCTCTCCCGTAAACCAAGAAACAGCATGAGGAATGATCTTATCACGAATGGTTGACCTTCCcgagtaaaaaataaaagtaaaaaaatattagcAAAACACAGGAAGCAAGTCATGTATCATCAACATCTTTAGTTAGGATCAATAGCAGAGTCCGGTGAAAGAATAATAGTTTTCTGCCATGAATAAATTATATCAATACAAGATTTAAGGGCTCACCCAATGTCGTAATCTTGTTCCATCTGGTTCTGAAGCTCCTCAGCCTGTGAAGAGcaagaaataaatataataattaaaaaaaattaaataaaaaacatgCTTCTTAAAGAGGGGTTAAAGAAGCCAGGCTTACTGCATCCTCATCAATGTCTTCATCTTCTTCGGGAACTTGAGGTGGATTAAAGAAATTGAAGAAACTATCACAATTTTCAGTTTTTGTGATTGGCTTAGCATTCTTGGCACCCTTCTTAGGCTTCTTTTTAAGAACCTTCTGTGTTAAACACTTTCCAGGAAGCCATTCGATTTCCGTCCTATGAAATACAAGATACAAAAAGGTTAATACACCATATAGATCTGACGATCTGAGTCTGCATCATACATACTTCAAACAATAATTACCCTATTGCTTTCTCTAGAATAGGTTCATCTTCATCGATCATGTGATATGTTTTTGTCAAGACAGTGTTCTTAAAGAAAGGATTAGTCTCAAAGAAGAACTCAAGTTTGAAACCCTTGGGATTATCTATCCTGCACCACTTGATGTCCTTAAGGTATTTGAGAGCTCCTTCGTCACGCTCAGTAACCTGACATCAGGAAAACAAGAACCAACACGTGATTAATAGAAGACCATAGGAAATAGGAATTAAAAGAAATACGACAAACAAAAGACTACCTCCTCAGCTAGGACTTCATTATTTTTCATTGCATTGAGCCAGAAATCAGGCACTCCTACTTCTGCAGAAACACATAACAAACATCAAGACAAGAAAATAGTTGCCACGATGGGGCTAGAGGTTCTGGTAA is a window from the Cannabis sativa cultivar Pink pepper isolate KNU-18-1 chromosome 1, ASM2916894v1, whole genome shotgun sequence genome containing:
- the LOC115705230 gene encoding nucleosome assembly protein 1;2, with product MSNDKESFTMSDLTSALNEEDRAGLVNALKNKIQSLAGQHSDVLENLTPNVRKRVEVLREIQSQHDELEAKFFEERAALEAKYQKLYQPLYTKRYDIVNGVTEVEGVTAEAATDKEEDKEANEVGVPDFWLNAMKNNEVLAEEVTERDEGALKYLKDIKWCRIDNPKGFKLEFFFETNPFFKNTVLTKTYHMIDEDEPILEKAIGTEIEWLPGKCLTQKVLKKKPKKGAKNAKPITKTENCDSFFNFFNPPQVPEEDEDIDEDAAEELQNQMEQDYDIGSTIRDKIIPHAVSWFTGEAIQGDEFGDLEDDDDEDIDEDEDDEEDEDEDEDDDDEDEDDDEDEEETKTKKKTSAGSKKTGRTAGTDGAQGERPPECKQQ